One stretch of Brachyhypopomus gauderio isolate BG-103 chromosome 10, BGAUD_0.2, whole genome shotgun sequence DNA includes these proteins:
- the l1cama gene encoding neural cell adhesion molecule L1.2 isoform X2, which yields MVSTPGETRTSLLHGLHWRDSSSRRSLRHTLITTHWVETAWIHIRSVSVSLSLSLSTHTFTPFLLLSHFLSLSAVQRPPVITAQPESITAFSSDDIFMSCEATGNPPPAFRWVKDGMEFEMSKVSMSPDSGNFAAKDGPIHQLQGNYTCYASNDLGTAVSNEARIITEDTPAIQKEKKERKTVEEGSPLVLHCNPPKSSVTPLIHWMDKWLRHIQQSERVTQGRDGNLYFSHVTRNDSRSDYTCNVQFQDARIIVVKEAISLNVVASNSVVRNRRPQMMSPTGSHTSYLVLRGQSLILECIVQGVPTPSIQWVRKDDVLSEYRTTVASFGRLLLFHNISESDDGEYQCTASNSQGTTTHTYTVTVEAAPYWTKEPQSELYAPGETVRLECQADGTPVPLVTWSINGILLSDTDPDPRRVVTGGVLIQKDVTFSDTAVYQCKASNIHGTILVNTYVLVIELPPQILTEEDLSYRGVEGQTVELQCQTFGSPRPRVTWEGESWDFVMSNPRMTQLSNGTLLISSVSHSDAGLYTCSVNEAKLTITAELKVLNRTQIVEPPRDLRVQRGKTATLTCHYQTDSSLGLPQVLWRKNQKKLSEPSDTDKYRIAESELMVNDVQEEDEGVYTCEVMTSLDRDEARGSITVVDRPDAPSQLHLSENRERSVILSWTPGDYHKSPVFEYVVEFEDTGADMEEWEELARVSGDSQRASLSLRPFLSYHFRVIAINDVGKSDPSPPSEAYSTPADRPDSNPEGVQSVSMDPNTLVITWKEMDKMSFNGPGFRYKVMWRKVVGSGPSWHIANTTSPPFVVPDVDHFTAFDIKVQAVNSVGEGPEPRSTIGYSGEDYPLESPLNVGVILHNSTAIRVTWSPVDRETVRGHLLGYKIHLTNYGPCGRHGQAYAETEGPPLSSVVVTTGANEEKKDLGGLQPYSCYALAVSVFNSKGDGPESEARTFQTPEGVPGPPMSMELVSPSEREMTLHWTAPAQPNGVLIGYLVQYQQLDNAYSPMQEKRIDDHTVTQLTLKELDPHGRYRFYLHGLTAAGNGLPITREGATTLDGGPPRNFSLSVGETYVNLTWVSHERQRNVGFHIHYQRKNGKGGLQRSEKVNSSQTFYSLQGLQPGSTYILQGISSNGSFWETDIQTTGAGVMEMQTGFATEGWFIGLISALVLLLLVLLILCFIKRSKGGKYSVKEKEEGQVDSEARPMKDETFGEYSDNEEKHTASLPSLCEDSKLCSDGGLEDYGNSNSVQTEVIMDESLASQYSGARDVLETEP from the exons ATGGTCTCTACCCCTGGAGAGACTCGAACATCACTCCTCCATGGTCTCCACTGGAGAGACTCGAGCAGCAGGAGATCTCTCAGACACACTCTTATCACCACACACTGGGTGGAAACGGCCTGGATACACATTCGCTCTGTTTCTgtgtcactttctctctctctctccactcacacTTTCACTCCCTTTCTGTTactctctcactttctgtccctctctgcaGTCCAGAGGCCCCCAGTGATCACTGCCCAACCAGAGTCCATCACTGCCTTCTCTTCTGACGACATCTTCATGAGCTGCGAGGCCACCGGGAACCCCCCTCCCGC ATTCCGCTGGGTGAAGGACGGAATGGAGTTTGAAATGTCCAAAGTGTCGATGTCTCCTGACTCGGGGAACTTTGCGGCTAAGGACGGCCCCATCCACCAGCTCCAAGGAAACTACACTTGCTACGCCTCCAACGACCTGGGCACGGCCGTGTCCAATGAGGCCCGCATCATCACCGAGG acactcccgccatccagaaggagaagaaggagaggaagacggtggaggaggggagtccTCTCGTCCTGCACTGCAACCCCCCCAAGAGCTCCGTCACCCCCCTCATCCACTGGATGGATAAAT GGCTCCGGCACATCCAGCAGAGTGAGCGCGTGACTCAGGGACGTGACGGAAACCTCTACTTCTCCCACGTGACCCGCAACGACAGCCGGAGTGACTACACCTGCAACGTCCAGTTCCAGGACGCTCGCATCATTGTGGTCAAAGAAGCCATCAGCCTCAATGTCGTGGCCT CTAACTCGGTGGTGCGGAACAGAAGGCCACAGATGATGAGTCCCACGGGCTCCCACACCTCCTACCTGGTCCTGAGGGGCCAGAGTCTGATTCTGGAGTGTATCGTCCAGGGCGT accCACTCCCTCCATCCAGTGGGTGAGGAAAGATGACGTGCTCTCTGAGTACCGCACCACCGTGGCCAGCTTTGGCAGGCTCCTGCTCTTCCACAACATCTCAGAGAGCGATGATGGAGAATACCAGTGCACAGCCTCCAACTCCCAGGGCACCACTACTCACACGTACACCGTCACCGTGGAAG CTGCTCCATACTGGACTAAAGAACCACAGAGTGAACTGTATGCAccaggagagacagtgagactgGAGTGTCAGGCAGATGGAACCCCAGTGCCCCTGGTCACCTGGAGTATCAATGGAATCCTCCTCTCAG ACACAGACCCTGACCCCAGGCGTGTGGTGACGGGGGGTGTCCTCATCCAGAAGGATGTGACCTTCAGCGACACGGCAGTGTACCAATGCAAGGCCTCCAACATCCACGGGACTATACTAGTTAACACCTACGTCCTTGTCATAG AGCTTCCTCCACAGATCCTGACGGAGGAGGACCTGTCGTACAGGGGGGTGGAGGGCCAGACGGTGGAGCTACAGTGCCAGACCTTTGGTTCCCCTCGGCCCCGGGTCACATG GGAGGGTGAGTCCTGGGACTTTGTTATGTCCAATCCGAGGATGACTCAGCTAAGCAACGGCACTCTGCTGATCAGTAGTGTCTCCCACAGCGACGCGGGCCTGTACACCTGCTCTGTTAATGAAGCCAAACTCACCATTACTGCCGAGCTGAAAGTGCTCA aCAGGACGCAGATCGTGGAGCCGCCCCGGGACCTGCGCGTTCAGAGGGGGAAGACGGCCACCCTTACCTGCCACTACCAGACGGACAGCAGTCTGGGCCTGCCACAAGTCCTGTGGCGCAAAAACCAGAAGAAGCTGTCCGAGCCCTCCGACACCGACAA GTACAGGATAGCTGAATCAGAGCTGATGGTGAATGACGTTCAGGAAGAGGACGAGGGCGTCTACACCTGTGAGGTTATGACGAGTCTCGACAGGGATGAGGCCAGGGGCTCCATCACCGTGGTCG ACCGTCCAGACGCACCGTCTCAACTCCACCTCAGCGAGAACAGAGAACGCTCCGTCATTCTCTCCTGGACTCCTGGAGATTACCACAAAAGCCCCGTCTTTG agtaCGTCGTGGAGTTTGAGGACACGGGCGCCGAcatggaggagtgggaggagcttgCGCGTGTGTCTGGAGATTCCCAGCGTGCGTCTCTGTCCCTGAGACCCTTCCTGTCTTACCACTTCCGGGTCATCGCCATCAATGACGTCGGCAAGAGCGACCCCAGCCCGCCGTCTGAAGCGTACTCTACACCTGCCGACC GGCCAGACAGTAACCCTGAAGGCGTGCAAAGTGTGTCCATGGACCCGAACACCCTCGTCATCACGTGGAAG GAGATGGATAAAATGAGCTTCAATGGGCCGGGTTTCCGCTATAAGGTCATGTGGAGGAAGGTGGTTGGCAGCGGACCCTCCTGGCACATCGCCAACACCACCTCACCGCCTTTCGTTGTCCCGGACGTGGACCATTTCACCGCTTTTGATATCAAGGTGCAGGCTGTTAATAGCGTGGGAGAGGGGCCGGAACCGAGGTCCACCATCGGCTACTCTGGAGAGGACT atccTCTGGAATCTCCCTTGAATGTGGGCGTGATTCTGCACAACAGCACTGCCATTAGGGTGACGTGGTCTCCAGTGGACAGGGAGACAGTGAGGGGCCACCTGTTGGGTTATAAG ATCCACCTGACCAACTACGGCCCTTGCGGCAGACACGGGCAGGCGTACGCTGAGACGGAGGGCCCGCCCCTGAGTTCTGTCGTCGTGACGACAGGCGCTAACGAGGAGAAGAAGGATCTGGGCGGGCTGCAGCCGTACTCCTGCTACGCTCTCGCTGTGAGCGTGTTCAACAGCAAAGGGGACGGACCAGAGTCGGAGGCCCGCACCTTCCAGACACCAGAGGGGG TTCCTGGTCCACCCATGTCTATGGAGCTGGTCAGCCcctctgagagagagatgacccTGCACTGGACTGCACCTGCTCAACCCAACGGGGTTCTGATTGGATACTTGGTGCAATACCAGCAAC tGGATAATGCATATAGTCCGATGCAGGAGAAGAGGATCGATGACCACACAGTGACCCAGCTCACTCTTAAAGAGCTGGACCCCCATGGCCGGTATCGGTTTTACCTCCATGGCCTCACTGCTGCTGGGAATGGCCTGCCCATCACCCGAGAGGGAGCAACCACCCTTGATGGAG gtcCACCGCGGAACTTTAGTCTGTCTGTTGGAGAAACGTACGTCAACCTAACGTGGGTTTCCCATGAGAGGCAGAGAAATGTGGGCTTTCACATTCACTACCAGCGGAAGAACG GCAAGGGAGGCTTGCAGCGTTCGGAGAAGGTGAACTCCTCCCAGACCTTCTACTCCCTGCAGGGCCTGCAGCCTGGCTCCACCTACATACTGCAGGGCATCTCCAGCAACGGCTCCTTTTGGGAGACTGACATACAGACTACGGGGGCAG GAGTGATGGAGATGCAGACTGGCTTTGCTACTGAAGGCTGGTTTATTGGACTCATCAGCGCCCTTGTGCTTTTGTTACTGGTACTGCTCATCCTGTGCTTCATCAAGAGGAGTAAAGGTGGAAAGTACTCAG TCAAAGAGAAGGAGGAGGGCCAGGTGGACTCAGAGGCGCGTCCCATGAAAGACGAGACGTTCGGGGAGTACAG TGATAACGAGGAGAAACACACGGCCAGTCTGCCGTCTCTGTGCGAAGACAGCAAGCTGTGCAGCGACGGAGGTCTGGAGGACTACGGCAACAGTAACAGCGTCCAGACGGAGGTGATCATGGACGAGTCCCTGGCGAGTCAGTACAGCGGTGCCAGAGATGTGCTCGAGACTGAGCCCTAG
- the l1cama gene encoding neural cell adhesion molecule L1.2 isoform X1, with amino-acid sequence MVSTPGETRTSLLHGLHWRDSSSRRSLRHTLITTHWVETAWIHIRSVSVSLSLSLSTHTFTPFLLLSHFLSLSAVQRPPVITAQPESITAFSSDDIFMSCEATGNPPPAFRWVKDGMEFEMSKVSMSPDSGNFAAKDGPIHQLQGNYTCYASNDLGTAVSNEARIITEDTPAIQKEKKERKTVEEGSPLVLHCNPPKSSVTPLIHWMDKWLRHIQQSERVTQGRDGNLYFSHVTRNDSRSDYTCNVQFQDARIIVVKEAISLNVVASNSVVRNRRPQMMSPTGSHTSYLVLRGQSLILECIVQGVPTPSIQWVRKDDVLSEYRTTVASFGRLLLFHNISESDDGEYQCTASNSQGTTTHTYTVTVEAAPYWTKEPQSELYAPGETVRLECQADGTPVPLVTWSINGILLSDTDPDPRRVVTGGVLIQKDVTFSDTAVYQCKASNIHGTILVNTYVLVIELPPQILTEEDLSYRGVEGQTVELQCQTFGSPRPRVTWEGESWDFVMSNPRMTQLSNGTLLISSVSHSDAGLYTCSVNEAKLTITAELKVLNRTQIVEPPRDLRVQRGKTATLTCHYQTDSSLGLPQVLWRKNQKKLSEPSDTDKYRIAESELMVNDVQEEDEGVYTCEVMTSLDRDEARGSITVVDRPDAPSQLHLSENRERSVILSWTPGDYHKSPVFEYVVEFEDTGADMEEWEELARVSGDSQRASLSLRPFLSYHFRVIAINDVGKSDPSPPSEAYSTPADRPDSNPEGVQSVSMDPNTLVITWKEMDKMSFNGPGFRYKVMWRKVVGSGPSWHIANTTSPPFVVPDVDHFTAFDIKVQAVNSVGEGPEPRSTIGYSGEDYPLESPLNVGVILHNSTAIRVTWSPVDRETVRGHLLGYKIHLTNYGPCGRHGQAYAETEGPPLSSVVVTTGANEEKKDLGGLQPYSCYALAVSVFNSKGDGPESEARTFQTPEGVPGPPMSMELVSPSEREMTLHWTAPAQPNGVLIGYLVQYQQLDNAYSPMQEKRIDDHTVTQLTLKELDPHGRYRFYLHGLTAAGNGLPITREGATTLDGGPPRNFSLSVGETYVNLTWVSHERQRNVGFHIHYQRKNGKGGLQRSEKVNSSQTFYSLQGLQPGSTYILQGISSNGSFWETDIQTTGAGVMEMQTGFATEGWFIGLISALVLLLLVLLILCFIKRSKGGKYSVKEKEEGQVDSEARPMKDETFGEYRSLESDNEEKHTASLPSLCEDSKLCSDGGLEDYGNSNSVQTEVIMDESLASQYSGARDVLETEP; translated from the exons ATGGTCTCTACCCCTGGAGAGACTCGAACATCACTCCTCCATGGTCTCCACTGGAGAGACTCGAGCAGCAGGAGATCTCTCAGACACACTCTTATCACCACACACTGGGTGGAAACGGCCTGGATACACATTCGCTCTGTTTCTgtgtcactttctctctctctctccactcacacTTTCACTCCCTTTCTGTTactctctcactttctgtccctctctgcaGTCCAGAGGCCCCCAGTGATCACTGCCCAACCAGAGTCCATCACTGCCTTCTCTTCTGACGACATCTTCATGAGCTGCGAGGCCACCGGGAACCCCCCTCCCGC ATTCCGCTGGGTGAAGGACGGAATGGAGTTTGAAATGTCCAAAGTGTCGATGTCTCCTGACTCGGGGAACTTTGCGGCTAAGGACGGCCCCATCCACCAGCTCCAAGGAAACTACACTTGCTACGCCTCCAACGACCTGGGCACGGCCGTGTCCAATGAGGCCCGCATCATCACCGAGG acactcccgccatccagaaggagaagaaggagaggaagacggtggaggaggggagtccTCTCGTCCTGCACTGCAACCCCCCCAAGAGCTCCGTCACCCCCCTCATCCACTGGATGGATAAAT GGCTCCGGCACATCCAGCAGAGTGAGCGCGTGACTCAGGGACGTGACGGAAACCTCTACTTCTCCCACGTGACCCGCAACGACAGCCGGAGTGACTACACCTGCAACGTCCAGTTCCAGGACGCTCGCATCATTGTGGTCAAAGAAGCCATCAGCCTCAATGTCGTGGCCT CTAACTCGGTGGTGCGGAACAGAAGGCCACAGATGATGAGTCCCACGGGCTCCCACACCTCCTACCTGGTCCTGAGGGGCCAGAGTCTGATTCTGGAGTGTATCGTCCAGGGCGT accCACTCCCTCCATCCAGTGGGTGAGGAAAGATGACGTGCTCTCTGAGTACCGCACCACCGTGGCCAGCTTTGGCAGGCTCCTGCTCTTCCACAACATCTCAGAGAGCGATGATGGAGAATACCAGTGCACAGCCTCCAACTCCCAGGGCACCACTACTCACACGTACACCGTCACCGTGGAAG CTGCTCCATACTGGACTAAAGAACCACAGAGTGAACTGTATGCAccaggagagacagtgagactgGAGTGTCAGGCAGATGGAACCCCAGTGCCCCTGGTCACCTGGAGTATCAATGGAATCCTCCTCTCAG ACACAGACCCTGACCCCAGGCGTGTGGTGACGGGGGGTGTCCTCATCCAGAAGGATGTGACCTTCAGCGACACGGCAGTGTACCAATGCAAGGCCTCCAACATCCACGGGACTATACTAGTTAACACCTACGTCCTTGTCATAG AGCTTCCTCCACAGATCCTGACGGAGGAGGACCTGTCGTACAGGGGGGTGGAGGGCCAGACGGTGGAGCTACAGTGCCAGACCTTTGGTTCCCCTCGGCCCCGGGTCACATG GGAGGGTGAGTCCTGGGACTTTGTTATGTCCAATCCGAGGATGACTCAGCTAAGCAACGGCACTCTGCTGATCAGTAGTGTCTCCCACAGCGACGCGGGCCTGTACACCTGCTCTGTTAATGAAGCCAAACTCACCATTACTGCCGAGCTGAAAGTGCTCA aCAGGACGCAGATCGTGGAGCCGCCCCGGGACCTGCGCGTTCAGAGGGGGAAGACGGCCACCCTTACCTGCCACTACCAGACGGACAGCAGTCTGGGCCTGCCACAAGTCCTGTGGCGCAAAAACCAGAAGAAGCTGTCCGAGCCCTCCGACACCGACAA GTACAGGATAGCTGAATCAGAGCTGATGGTGAATGACGTTCAGGAAGAGGACGAGGGCGTCTACACCTGTGAGGTTATGACGAGTCTCGACAGGGATGAGGCCAGGGGCTCCATCACCGTGGTCG ACCGTCCAGACGCACCGTCTCAACTCCACCTCAGCGAGAACAGAGAACGCTCCGTCATTCTCTCCTGGACTCCTGGAGATTACCACAAAAGCCCCGTCTTTG agtaCGTCGTGGAGTTTGAGGACACGGGCGCCGAcatggaggagtgggaggagcttgCGCGTGTGTCTGGAGATTCCCAGCGTGCGTCTCTGTCCCTGAGACCCTTCCTGTCTTACCACTTCCGGGTCATCGCCATCAATGACGTCGGCAAGAGCGACCCCAGCCCGCCGTCTGAAGCGTACTCTACACCTGCCGACC GGCCAGACAGTAACCCTGAAGGCGTGCAAAGTGTGTCCATGGACCCGAACACCCTCGTCATCACGTGGAAG GAGATGGATAAAATGAGCTTCAATGGGCCGGGTTTCCGCTATAAGGTCATGTGGAGGAAGGTGGTTGGCAGCGGACCCTCCTGGCACATCGCCAACACCACCTCACCGCCTTTCGTTGTCCCGGACGTGGACCATTTCACCGCTTTTGATATCAAGGTGCAGGCTGTTAATAGCGTGGGAGAGGGGCCGGAACCGAGGTCCACCATCGGCTACTCTGGAGAGGACT atccTCTGGAATCTCCCTTGAATGTGGGCGTGATTCTGCACAACAGCACTGCCATTAGGGTGACGTGGTCTCCAGTGGACAGGGAGACAGTGAGGGGCCACCTGTTGGGTTATAAG ATCCACCTGACCAACTACGGCCCTTGCGGCAGACACGGGCAGGCGTACGCTGAGACGGAGGGCCCGCCCCTGAGTTCTGTCGTCGTGACGACAGGCGCTAACGAGGAGAAGAAGGATCTGGGCGGGCTGCAGCCGTACTCCTGCTACGCTCTCGCTGTGAGCGTGTTCAACAGCAAAGGGGACGGACCAGAGTCGGAGGCCCGCACCTTCCAGACACCAGAGGGGG TTCCTGGTCCACCCATGTCTATGGAGCTGGTCAGCCcctctgagagagagatgacccTGCACTGGACTGCACCTGCTCAACCCAACGGGGTTCTGATTGGATACTTGGTGCAATACCAGCAAC tGGATAATGCATATAGTCCGATGCAGGAGAAGAGGATCGATGACCACACAGTGACCCAGCTCACTCTTAAAGAGCTGGACCCCCATGGCCGGTATCGGTTTTACCTCCATGGCCTCACTGCTGCTGGGAATGGCCTGCCCATCACCCGAGAGGGAGCAACCACCCTTGATGGAG gtcCACCGCGGAACTTTAGTCTGTCTGTTGGAGAAACGTACGTCAACCTAACGTGGGTTTCCCATGAGAGGCAGAGAAATGTGGGCTTTCACATTCACTACCAGCGGAAGAACG GCAAGGGAGGCTTGCAGCGTTCGGAGAAGGTGAACTCCTCCCAGACCTTCTACTCCCTGCAGGGCCTGCAGCCTGGCTCCACCTACATACTGCAGGGCATCTCCAGCAACGGCTCCTTTTGGGAGACTGACATACAGACTACGGGGGCAG GAGTGATGGAGATGCAGACTGGCTTTGCTACTGAAGGCTGGTTTATTGGACTCATCAGCGCCCTTGTGCTTTTGTTACTGGTACTGCTCATCCTGTGCTTCATCAAGAGGAGTAAAGGTGGAAAGTACTCAG TCAAAGAGAAGGAGGAGGGCCAGGTGGACTCAGAGGCGCGTCCCATGAAAGACGAGACGTTCGGGGAGTACAG ATCTCTAGAGAG TGATAACGAGGAGAAACACACGGCCAGTCTGCCGTCTCTGTGCGAAGACAGCAAGCTGTGCAGCGACGGAGGTCTGGAGGACTACGGCAACAGTAACAGCGTCCAGACGGAGGTGATCATGGACGAGTCCCTGGCGAGTCAGTACAGCGGTGCCAGAGATGTGCTCGAGACTGAGCCCTAG